A stretch of DNA from Oryza brachyantha chromosome 9, ObraRS2, whole genome shotgun sequence:
ACAGATTAAGGAAACTAGAACTTAGATGTAGCCATTTCAAATGATTTGAAGTACATATAAAGTTCAAAaacatttagattttttttataaaaaatgaaatatcacaaaatcaaaataaacaaatcagAGGAGacattattaaaaagaaaaaaattgaaacaataatgttaattatttttaagagaGTAATATACATTATTGAAACCCTGCAACAAGATAGAACTCAAGGTAACAAGCAATAGCTTTGTCACTACTGATAACAATCAAGCAAATGGCACAAAGTAATGTGAAATTACAAACCAGAACTATATTAATTCTATGAATCATCTCGGGATCCGTGATAAGAAATTATAACTAGATCCACCATTAATATATCTGCCACAAAGTTCTAGCAACAAGGTAACTTCTACCATGCATTGATAACTCAAGGTACACAGAACTTGTAGCACCGGAtcaacatcaaaatcaatgcAGTTGCAAACAGCCCAGAAAGTAGTCCTATAAAAATAGTGTATTTACACTAGAAACTAGAGTCCCAAAAATCTACTAGTACTACTGCCCATCACAACAGCCCTGCGACACTTGCCAATTGCCATTGTAACTCCACCCGGTACTAGCAAGTCCACCTATGAGAaggaaatttaaaataatatggaTCAGCATAGTGACACAAAAAAAAGCAGCTGACTGGGCTACAATAATATAGGTTTTATCCTCTAAGCATTCATAAATTGAAGTTAATTAGCAAAGTTAAACTAAGGCTCACTAAATAAAGTAAGTATTTCAGGACTGCACTAGGCTGAACATGAGCACACTAATTCATGACCTAGGCTAAAGTGTCAAACATGTCAGTGAAACATGGCGATGCTGAAAATCACTGTTGCTACTACAGTTGCAATAAGAAGCCTAACTAATTCCACGACATAAAATCcacaagaaaaagaataagCTGGCTGCTTTGGTGATGATTTATACAGTGCCAGTCTGATAAATGACTGCTTCAGATTAACTCCCTCAGCAATGTTCCTCCAGATCAACTATCTCAGCTGAATTACAGATCACACAGACCATATGATCTAGGATGAAGTGTTAAACTTACAAAAATTTGAACGTGTACCTGAAAAACAGTATCTTTCTGGTCCAACGGTCATCCCTACATGGTATGTATTGTCAAGACAATTGAATCATAAACAAGTGCAACACAAGACTagaatttcagaattaaatTCAGTACATGAGAATTGAATTTCAGAACTGCACAAGTTAAGATGATGCTAGTAAAATTAGTAATTTAGATTACCAACATTGTTCTTAACCACACAAGACGAGTCAATGACCCTGCACTCATGAAGATCTCCCTATTGTGGGCATCCTTGAATATTCCAAAAGATTTGACTTTCTCATCAACTGAGAGATCTTTCATCGATTCCACAACAGCAATGCAATTTCTTATTGAGCATTCATCAACTTTAGTTGTCTCCACCCTCGTctttgcctcctcctcctttctcaTCTCTAAGTAGCTTCCCAtcaaatcaacaacatcattCCTCCTATTTCTCTTCACAGGCTTATCTACCCTTTCTCTCGATGCAGATTTTCTCTCGTTGCCATCCTTCTCTCCACAATCTCTTGAGGTGGTACCAATGTGGGTTTGCTGATTTTCATGCTCCATtgtattttcttcttcttcaacttCAGTGGTCAAGCCTTCATAATCTTGAGGAACCCAATTCGCATCAGGAAAGGAGTCACTTCTCTCAAGATAGACACTCACCTGTGTAAAATTAGCATGTCTGGGCGGCTTGATAGAAGTGAAGTTCATGCTGCCTTCAGCAGTTTGCCCTAAAAAAAGTTGTGATTCATTAATGCAGATAGATAAAACAATGCGCAATCTGCTGGAAAAAATTTACCGTCATAGAGTTCACCCAACGCAtcaaagagaggaaaagattTGTTTTTGCTGTGCAGGAGATACAATTAGATATTATGGCATGAATACAAATAATATTGATTTGAAAGATGAACAAACAAGTATACTCAAATATCATACCTTAATCATATTTGCCCAAACAACATCATCAGCAATAATCATACACTATTGATCGTCCCAAGAAACCCCACTTTGTTTCCTAGCTTCTTTTAGCATCCTATAATCGTGTTTTAACTCCTTCTCCTTATCTTGGATCTGTTGCTTATTCATGATGACATAGGATGTTTGTCATGAAATTCTTTGACAATTTTGTTCCAAGCTTCACTTGTCCAACCATTTTGACCATGGTAATGTGGATTGTTGTTCTCATGAAGTAGATCAACTAAAGCCTTCTCTAAACCTAGATTCTATGAAGCCCATGGCTGTTGAGCTATTAGACAAAATTAGATGATAGTGAGAAAAGTGTGCAACAATTAACATGAAAGAAAAACACTTCACAAAGCCAACCTTTCGGGGAAACCTTCTTCTTCTATGTGATGTAGCTCTTTGGTGATGCCTTCCTCTGTTGCTGCAATAGACATGCTTTCGGAGACATTCTTCCAAACATCATAACTGTATTACACATTTGTTACAAAAAATTATTGAATGTCCAAAAACAAACTTCATTGCTTactattaattattcataACATAGTTGTtgtttacataaataaatacatataattcaaaaccaaaatatttttgctagCTTAGCTACGGACATAATCTTCCCACATCTTCTTAGCAATCATATCTCTTATACTGTTCCCGTTGATCATTTGATTGCTAAGAGATGCCACATCATTATTGTATTCATCGTCGCCTTCTGGTAGATCAACATAGTCAGCAGGCTTTATATTATCTGGTTGGTTTTCCAGCCAGCCCTCATCACCATTAAGCATTCGTATCATGTTGTGGAAcactgcagcagctgctggaATGCACACTTGGTTCTTTATCCGATGGAATGTGCCTACTTTGAAGATGGGAAATCGCTTCTTAAGAACCCCTAGAGCTCTTTCTACATGGTTTCTTAGGATGTCATGTTGATGATTGAATAACTCTTTGTAGTCTCTAGGTCGACGATGACCACGTCCAAACTCCTTTAGATGGTACCATGTTGGCATAACCACCATCGACTAGGAAAAATTTACCATCTGAGACTTGAAACCCACTATTCATTGCTGACCTAAGGACCCTATCATCGGTTGCGGACCCCTCCCAACCACATGAGATAAATGTGAAATTTAGGTCAAAATCACATGCAACCATCACATTTTGGCTCAAAGTCCCCTTTCTGTTCCTATACGGAGTTGCCTTATCTCCATTTATAGTTATCGGAATGTGCGTGCCATCAATAGCCCCTATGCAACTCTGCAGCaaaaaaagggaagaaaaTGAGATGTGCATGAGTTATTTAGTTGAAAAAAGActagatatttatttttagttgagTGTCAAGTTCACCTTGAAGTAAGGAAAGAAGTGAGGGTTTATTCTAATCTTCCAATGTGTTTGCTCGGCATGAGGAAGCTTGAGAAATCTGTAGGTGAGTTTTGGGATTATCTTGAAAATAGACTTAATATGCCAATGGATTGTGTCCCCACTATGCTTGAATTCATACTGTAAATCTTGAAAGCTTGCGTTGTGAGAGAGCATGAACATAAACATTCCAAGAGTCTCCTCAATCCTCACGTGTCTTTTATCCTTTAACAACTACTCTCTAAGATAATTTGCTATTGCCTTGAAAACATGAGGCTCCATGCGGAATGCAACCTTACAATCCATTACATGCCCTTCATGGATTTCTTGAAGCCGCTCTTTACCGGATAGTCTTGAGGTATGTCTAGGTATTTTCTCACTCTTTGTTGTACCAGACATCAAATACAAcgcatgaaaaataaaaagcatCATATCGTCATCCTCTTTCCTCCTCTTTTTAAGTTCATGGCGCCATTCTCGAACTGACTTGATCACTAAAAGAGATTATAAATTGCTACAATTAAAACTatgtgtgaaaaataaaataattggtaCATGTATTACAAGATTATTAAGCATGAAAATAATTGGTATATGTATTACAAGATTATTAATAATTGGTATATGCTGAAGGACACTTGTTACTAAGTGTACAACTAAGTTTCTTATATGCGCAgcccaaaaaaaatagatagcaTGAGAGAATTACAGTactataaatttgaaaatgtgAATCAGCAAGCAAAGTCCATTGATAtcaattgcacaaaagcacGGATACCTGTAAAAGTCTGCTACAGTGGCAAAAGACGATGACGAGGAGCTCTGATCACAGAACCAGCACCTGAACCTGCACATATTCAAAGGTTGCTCAAGCATGGCCACTCCACTATTTGAAAAGAGGAGACCAAGAAActgaacaaaaaaattgactaCCTCTATAGGCTATCATTCAGCAAGCAGCAACTATTAGATAGGCTAATTTAATTCAATGTACTACTATACAATTGAGGGAAACAAACACTATGATCATTTGCAAGAATTTTATAACCAGTCTAATAGATATAAAGCAGAAAGTATTCTAACAATAATCCTGAATCTCTAGTTTCATTAATCAAAAGTAGAATAAACAGCACTACCGCATAGTCAACATTAGAAAGAACAGTCCACAAACAACAGAAGgaaattatattttcctaAAATTGATCGATTAAACCACCCCTGAATGCAAAACATTGCTTGTTATCTAGGACCTTGAGATAGATCTTTGCTTGAACTAGTTATTTGGTTTTGTAAACTAGGTCAAACCCTAGGAGGAGAAGATGGGTACTAACCAGAAAGGGgagccgggggggggggggcggagATGAGGAGGACAGTGATAGCGACCTGCTTTTTCGATGGAGGAAGGAGGTGGCATTTCGTCCTCCTTCGCACGGAGGAAGAAATTGGTGCTCGACggaggaagggggagagaagGCCGGGCTAGTAGGAGTCGCGGTGGACTGCGTCCTTGATTGCGCGATGGCAAATCTCGCCGGCGCCTCTCGCAagacggaggaggagatggatgTCGCTGTCATGggacgaggaggcggtggcACAAGCGTCGTCGCTCGGGGAGAAAAGAATTGTGTCGATGGAGATTTTTCTCTCCCCCGTGGGTTGACGTGGGTTGGGAGGAGAAACTTCCCCACCCCGGGCCATCCGAATGGACATATGGGCCGCAAGAGAATTTTGTTCCAAGTCGGGATTTCCCACGGGGATAGAGGCCCAAACCCATCCAATCCCTGCTGAAACGAACAAGGCCTAATCTGGTTTAAGAAACAGACTAATTACCAGGAGTTACTCCTCCCACAAACATAACAACGAAAATTTTTCCCGCGTGGTGGTAAAAAACACGGGTGGCCTGGGCGGCATAAAAATTTTCAGCCTCCCCGTGAAATTTAgaccaataatatttattttataatatattagaaaaaaatacacatccGTTACAACggatcaagttaattttaatcgtgcaaattaaaaaatttgaaaaatcaaCAATTTTCTCAGTACTCATGCTTAGCTATATGCATGAGCGGGTCTGGCGCGGATGCAGGCTGATCAACCGGCTTGGTGTATAcgtagggatgaaaatggatCGAATACGGTTGAAAATTAGTTATATCATAtctgttttcattttttctcagAATCAAAATCGGAATCGGAAACTCAGATATGAAAACGGAATCGAATATTCTCGAATACAAATACGCAGTGAATACGAATCAAACAAATACGGTGACGAATATTAATTGGAACATAAAAACCTCTTAAACTAACCTTCACAGATCaataaagaaatataactcatcgatttttaatataagtacataatacatcaatatttttaaataaaaataattactaataCCATAAAAAGAAACATCAGTGACGGCTATGGGGTCGTAGATGCTTAGACTACTTGAAGCCAGTTAGTCAGAACCAGCTATGGTTAACACTAGTTGGGCCGGTTGGGATGAACTACTTTAGGTTGAATGCTTGATGCACTGGTCTGGACATCCGAAAAAAATCCGGATAGTATTTGACTGTTTTTCTAATCAGACGGATCATCCTTACCGTATTCGTTTTCGTatccattgaaaaaaaatccgaatTTGATTCCAAATCCGAAAATTTCTGAAACTATCCGACCGAAGCTATCGGTCGGATGGAAATTATCCGAATCACTTTCTACATGTACAAGCATGTCGCGACAGGAAACGGTGATTTGTCCACATGAGCACAAGAGTGTGTTTTTCTAGCGTTTTTACTtatgatgaatttagacaatatACTTGTTAAAATACTTGTTCAAAACGAATACTTATTCtgagacagagagagtatcATACTCAGTCTGTATTTTGGTAGATTGCGACGTTAACTTTTTGATTAATGTTTAATCAATCA
This window harbors:
- the LOC121055393 gene encoding uncharacterized protein LOC121055393, encoding MNFTSIKPPRHANFTQVSVYLERSDSFPDANWVPQDYEGLTTEVEEEENTMEHENQQTHIGTTSRDCGEKDGNERKSASRERVDKPVKRNRRNDVVDLMGSYLEMRKEEEAKTRVETTKVDECSIRNCIAVVESMKDLSVDEKVKSFGIFKDAHNREIFMSAGSLTRLVWLRTMDDRWTRKILFFRWTC